One window of Mesorhizobium loti R88b genomic DNA carries:
- a CDS encoding HIT domain-containing protein: MLPGLKAGFTLDARLEADSEQLMWLGLCELRVMNDRRWPWLLLVPQRPGAEEVHEMTPLDQAMLTFETNMVAQALKKVSGCTKINTGALGNIVRQLHIHIIARSEGDPGWPGPVWGHGLREPYQRSDLRRFAETVRAAL; the protein is encoded by the coding sequence ATGCTGCCGGGCCTGAAGGCCGGATTCACGCTGGATGCCCGGCTGGAGGCGGACAGCGAGCAGTTGATGTGGCTTGGGCTATGCGAATTGCGGGTGATGAATGACCGCCGCTGGCCATGGCTGCTTTTGGTACCACAGCGGCCGGGCGCGGAGGAAGTTCACGAGATGACGCCGCTCGACCAGGCCATGCTGACCTTCGAGACCAATATGGTGGCGCAGGCGCTGAAGAAAGTGAGCGGTTGCACCAAGATCAACACCGGCGCGCTCGGCAACATCGTGCGCCAATTGCATATCCATATCATCGCACGGTCCGAAGGCGATCCCGGCTGGCCCGGCCCGGTGTGGGGGCACGGCCTGCGCGAGCCCTATCAGCGTTCCGACCTGCGCCGGTTTGCCGAAACGGTAAGGGCGGCGCTATAA
- the nudC gene encoding NAD(+) diphosphatase, whose translation MSFSLFDAPLREPSQFVGFAGNTIDRQSENRADDSVDKVLTDPTTRLLLMNGGRLHLKLGGGGSLDPWFSVAESEPFRPSFAQGVLLGFSEQGPVLAMPVGIDAEQLPETVKAIDYRSVYMQGLIDEAAAGAMAQGAALLAWHASHRFCSKCGTESQMRAGGYKRHCPNCGTEHFPRTDPVAIMLTATREKCLLGRGRHFAPGMYSALAGFIEPGETIEAAVRRETLEEAGIRLGRVVYHASQPWPFPYSLMIGCFGEPLNEDIQADLNELEDCRWFGRDEVRLMLAREHADNLITPPKGAIAHHLIRAWVDSE comes from the coding sequence ATGAGCTTTAGCCTGTTTGACGCGCCTTTGCGCGAACCGAGCCAGTTCGTCGGCTTTGCCGGCAACACGATCGACCGCCAATCCGAGAACCGCGCCGACGATTCGGTAGACAAGGTGCTGACCGATCCGACGACCCGTCTGCTGTTGATGAATGGCGGCCGGCTCCACCTGAAGCTCGGCGGTGGCGGCAGTCTCGACCCCTGGTTCAGCGTCGCCGAGAGTGAGCCCTTCAGGCCATCCTTCGCCCAGGGCGTCCTACTCGGCTTTTCCGAGCAGGGACCGGTGCTGGCGATGCCCGTCGGAATCGACGCCGAACAGCTGCCCGAGACCGTCAAGGCGATCGACTACCGGTCGGTCTACATGCAAGGGCTGATCGACGAAGCGGCCGCCGGCGCGATGGCGCAAGGCGCCGCCCTGCTCGCCTGGCATGCCAGCCATCGTTTCTGCAGCAAATGCGGCACCGAATCCCAAATGCGGGCCGGCGGCTACAAGCGGCATTGCCCGAATTGCGGCACCGAGCATTTCCCGCGCACCGACCCGGTGGCGATCATGCTGACGGCGACGCGGGAGAAATGCCTGCTCGGGCGTGGCCGGCATTTCGCGCCGGGCATGTATTCGGCCCTTGCCGGCTTCATCGAACCGGGCGAGACGATCGAGGCGGCGGTGCGGCGCGAAACGCTGGAAGAAGCCGGCATCAGGCTCGGCCGCGTCGTCTACCATGCCAGCCAGCCCTGGCCGTTCCCCTATTCGCTGATGATCGGCTGCTTCGGCGAGCCGCTCAACGAAGACATCCAGGCCGATCTCAACGAGTTGGAAGACTGCCGCTGGTTTGGCCGTGACGAGGTCCGCCTTATGCTGGCCCGGGAGCATGCCGACAATCTGATCACGCCACCGAAAGGCGCCATCGCGCATCACCTGATCCGCGCCTGGGTCGACAGCGAATAG
- a CDS encoding Dabb family protein → MIRHTVVFTLKHPQQSLETKRFLHDARKILSAIKGVTHFEQLRQVSPKNDYQFGFSMEFADQAAYTRYNDHPDHVAFVRDRWVPEVETFMEIDYVPLGFG, encoded by the coding sequence ATGATCCGTCACACCGTTGTGTTCACGTTGAAGCATCCACAGCAGTCCCTGGAGACGAAGCGGTTCCTCCACGATGCTCGGAAAATCCTTTCCGCGATCAAGGGCGTCACCCATTTCGAGCAACTGCGGCAGGTGAGCCCCAAGAACGACTATCAATTCGGCTTCTCGATGGAGTTCGCCGACCAAGCGGCCTACACCAGATACAACGACCATCCCGACCACGTCGCCTTCGTGCGCGACCGCTGGGTGCCGGAAGTCGAGACATTTATGGAGATCGACTACGTGCCGCTCGGCTTTGGCTGA
- a CDS encoding prephenate dehydratase translates to MPEKTNRISFQGEPGANSDTASRNVYPSMEPLPCPTFEDAFNAVETGKADLAMIPIENTIAGRVADIHHLLPESKLHIVGEYFLPIHFQLMVLPGVKREEIKTVHSHIHALGQCRKYIRKNGWKAIVAGDTAGAAKMVSEVKDRTMAALSPALAATLYGLDIIEENVEDTDSNVTRFVVLTKHKQWAERPSADAKMMTTFIFRVRNVPAALYKAMGGFATNGINMTKLESYQLGAFTATLFYADIEGHPDDPLVKLALDELRFFSKEVRILGVYPASESREQWKVAD, encoded by the coding sequence ATGCCTGAAAAGACCAACAGAATATCCTTCCAGGGTGAGCCGGGCGCCAATTCCGACACCGCCTCGCGCAATGTCTATCCTTCGATGGAGCCGTTGCCGTGCCCGACCTTCGAGGACGCGTTCAATGCGGTCGAGACCGGCAAGGCCGATCTCGCCATGATCCCGATCGAGAACACCATCGCCGGGCGCGTCGCCGACATCCATCATTTGCTGCCGGAATCGAAGCTGCACATCGTCGGTGAGTATTTCCTGCCCATCCATTTCCAGCTGATGGTGCTGCCCGGTGTCAAGCGGGAGGAAATCAAGACGGTTCACAGCCACATCCACGCGCTTGGCCAGTGCCGCAAATACATCCGCAAGAATGGCTGGAAGGCGATCGTCGCCGGCGACACGGCGGGTGCGGCCAAGATGGTCTCCGAGGTCAAGGACCGCACCATGGCCGCGTTGTCGCCGGCGCTGGCCGCGACGCTCTACGGGCTCGATATCATTGAGGAAAATGTCGAGGACACCGATTCCAACGTCACCCGGTTTGTCGTCCTGACCAAGCACAAGCAATGGGCCGAGCGGCCGTCGGCCGACGCCAAGATGATGACCACCTTCATCTTCCGCGTCCGCAACGTGCCGGCCGCGCTCTACAAGGCAATGGGCGGCTTCGCCACCAATGGCATCAACATGACCAAGCTGGAGAGCTACCAGCTGGGCGCTTTCACGGCGACGCTGTTCTACGCCGACATAGAGGGCCATCCCGACGATCCGCTGGTCAAGCTTGCGCTGGACGAGCTGCGTTTCTTCTCAAAGGAAGTGCGGATTTTGGGCGTCTATCCCGCCAGCGAGTCGCGCGAGCAGTGGAAGGTGGCGGATTAG
- a CDS encoding 3-deoxy-manno-octulosonate cytidylyltransferase, protein MSTLILIPARMASTRLPGKPLADITGAPMIVHVARRAAEAGLGRVVVATDTQSVAEAVRAHGFEAVMTRIDHESGSDRIHEALVALDPQRKVETIVNVQGDLPTIDPGIIAASLRPFEDEAVDIATLGVEIVRDEEKTNPNVVKIVGSPLSATRQRALYFTRATAPWGEGPLYHHVGLYAYRRAALERFVALKPSPLERRERLEQLRALEAGMRIDAEIVQSLPLGVDTPEDLERARNILAN, encoded by the coding sequence ATGTCCACCTTGATCCTGATCCCGGCCCGCATGGCCTCCACCCGCCTGCCGGGCAAGCCGCTGGCCGACATTACCGGCGCGCCGATGATCGTCCATGTCGCGCGCCGTGCGGCCGAGGCCGGCCTTGGCCGGGTTGTGGTGGCGACCGATACGCAAAGCGTCGCCGAAGCGGTGCGCGCGCATGGTTTCGAGGCGGTGATGACGCGGATCGATCACGAATCGGGTTCTGACCGCATCCACGAGGCGCTGGTCGCGCTTGATCCCCAGCGCAAGGTCGAAACGATCGTCAACGTGCAGGGCGACCTGCCGACCATCGATCCCGGCATCATCGCGGCCTCCCTCAGGCCTTTCGAGGACGAGGCCGTGGATATCGCCACGCTCGGCGTCGAGATCGTCCGCGACGAGGAAAAGACCAATCCGAACGTCGTCAAGATCGTCGGTTCGCCGCTGTCGGCCACCAGGCAGAGGGCGCTCTATTTCACCCGTGCCACGGCACCTTGGGGTGAGGGGCCACTCTATCACCACGTCGGCCTCTACGCCTATCGCCGTGCCGCCCTGGAGCGCTTCGTCGCGCTGAAGCCGTCGCCGCTGGAACGCCGCGAGCGGCTCGAGCAGCTGCGGGCGCTCGAAGCCGGCATGCGCATCGACGCCGAGATCGTCCAGTCACTGCCGCTTGGCGTCGACACGCCGGAAGACCTTGAGCGCGCCAGAAACATTCTTGCAAACTGA
- a CDS encoding c-type cytochrome — protein sequence MDSNEVNKLLAGLLGTVFIVFSVGLVSDALFASPAPEKPGFIIEATEPAEGGPAAPAAVAKPIADRLATANVEQGAAVFKKCQACHSGEKGGPNKVGPDLWDLVDRPVAEHEGFAYSAGMKEFSKGGTEKWTYDNIDHFITSPKKFVKGTAMGFAGLPKDEDRANVIAYLRTLSDNPKPLPAPGAAADASAPAKPADAAAPAKPADAAAPAKPAAPAAPAPAAPAK from the coding sequence ATGGATTCCAACGAAGTCAACAAACTGCTCGCCGGATTGCTTGGAACCGTTTTCATCGTCTTCTCGGTTGGCCTGGTGTCGGACGCGCTGTTTGCCTCGCCGGCCCCGGAAAAGCCCGGCTTCATCATAGAGGCCACGGAGCCAGCCGAGGGCGGCCCGGCCGCACCTGCCGCCGTAGCCAAGCCGATCGCCGACCGTCTGGCCACCGCCAATGTCGAACAGGGTGCTGCCGTCTTCAAGAAGTGTCAGGCCTGCCATTCCGGCGAAAAGGGCGGCCCCAACAAGGTCGGCCCGGACCTGTGGGACCTCGTCGACCGCCCCGTCGCCGAGCATGAAGGCTTCGCCTATTCGGCCGGAATGAAGGAGTTTTCCAAGGGCGGCACCGAGAAGTGGACCTACGACAACATCGACCACTTCATCACCTCGCCGAAGAAATTCGTGAAGGGCACGGCCATGGGCTTCGCCGGCCTGCCCAAGGACGAGGACCGCGCCAACGTCATCGCCTATCTGCGCACGCTGTCCGACAATCCCAAGCCGCTGCCGGCACCGGGTGCCGCCGCGGACGCCTCCGCGCCCGCAAAGCCGGCCGACGCGGCTGCCCCGGCCAAGCCGGCTGACGCCGCAGCACCGGCCAAGCCTGCGGCTCCCGCAGCACCAGCTCCTGCGGCTCCGGCCAAATAA
- a CDS encoding extracellular solute-binding protein, which yields MTVGRTLLKPLLAAVLLAAGLQATRADEWRTTSSLIGESKYGDSFQHYDYVNPNAPKGGTLNSVLLGTYDSFNPYIVQGSPAAGLVGFGGGLLYDTLMEQATDEGSTSHPLIADAYKYPADYSSATYRLDPRAKWHDGQPITVDDVIWSFQVLKANSPQYNRYFENVTDAVAISDREVEFHFNQKGNRELPKIIGDLAVLPKHWWEGTDANGKKRDITKGTLEPPLGSAAYKIAGFKPGSEIVWQRVPDYWAAKLPVKIGRENFDTRRYTYILDDNAAWLAFTKGGLEDINREYSSRKWATAYNFPAIQAGDVIKKDFKTQSPQPMQGFVLNQRKPLFQDRLVREALTIPFDFESMNRTLFFGFNTRTSSYFQGTELASSGLPQGKELEILQKYRDKLPPDLFTQEFKLPVYDSPQAERKYLKQAVDLFAKAGWVIKGGKMVNAKTGEPFKFEILGWNDTDQVIASPYIANLRKIGVDASLRIIDQTQYINRVNHFDFDVVTGLFGQSDSPGNEQRDFWSSKAADAPGSRNLMGIKDPTVDALVDRIIFATDRDDLVAATHALDRVLLWNFYVVPQYYRSAVWLAYWDKFKFPDKQPAYVGADIDSWWIDIDKEKALAAKYKGGN from the coding sequence ATGACGGTTGGCCGAACGCTTCTCAAGCCGCTGCTGGCGGCGGTCCTGCTGGCGGCGGGACTGCAGGCGACCCGGGCCGACGAGTGGCGGACGACCTCATCGCTGATCGGCGAGTCCAAATATGGCGACAGTTTTCAACACTACGACTACGTCAACCCGAACGCGCCCAAGGGCGGTACGCTGAATTCGGTCCTGCTCGGCACCTATGACAGCTTCAATCCCTATATCGTCCAGGGATCGCCGGCGGCGGGCCTCGTCGGCTTCGGTGGCGGCCTGCTCTACGACACGCTGATGGAGCAGGCGACCGATGAGGGCAGCACCAGCCACCCGCTGATTGCCGATGCCTACAAGTACCCGGCCGATTATTCCTCGGCGACCTACCGACTCGATCCGCGTGCAAAATGGCATGACGGCCAGCCGATCACCGTCGACGACGTGATCTGGTCGTTCCAGGTGCTGAAGGCGAACAGCCCGCAATACAACCGCTATTTCGAGAACGTCACCGATGCGGTGGCCATCTCCGACCGCGAGGTCGAGTTCCATTTCAACCAGAAGGGTAACCGCGAGCTGCCTAAGATCATCGGCGACCTCGCCGTTCTGCCCAAGCACTGGTGGGAAGGCACCGACGCCAATGGCAAAAAGCGCGACATCACCAAGGGAACGCTGGAACCGCCGCTCGGCTCCGCCGCCTACAAGATCGCCGGCTTCAAGCCGGGCTCGGAAATCGTCTGGCAACGCGTGCCTGACTATTGGGCGGCCAAGCTGCCGGTGAAGATCGGCCGCGAGAATTTCGACACCCGCCGATACACCTACATCCTTGACGACAATGCCGCCTGGCTGGCCTTCACCAAGGGCGGGCTGGAAGACATAAACCGCGAGTACAGCTCCCGCAAATGGGCGACGGCCTATAATTTCCCGGCCATCCAAGCCGGCGACGTCATCAAGAAGGACTTCAAGACCCAGTCGCCACAGCCTATGCAGGGCTTTGTGCTCAACCAGCGAAAGCCGTTGTTCCAGGACCGGTTGGTCCGCGAGGCACTGACCATACCGTTTGATTTCGAGAGCATGAATCGCACTTTGTTCTTTGGCTTTAACACCCGCACATCGAGCTATTTCCAGGGCACCGAACTGGCCTCCAGCGGGTTGCCGCAGGGCAAGGAATTGGAGATCCTGCAAAAGTATCGCGACAAGCTGCCGCCTGACCTCTTCACACAGGAGTTCAAGCTACCCGTCTACGATTCGCCGCAAGCGGAGCGAAAGTACCTGAAGCAGGCTGTCGATCTCTTCGCCAAGGCCGGATGGGTCATCAAGGGCGGCAAGATGGTCAATGCCAAGACCGGCGAACCGTTCAAGTTCGAGATCCTCGGCTGGAACGACACCGACCAGGTGATCGCCAGTCCCTACATCGCCAATCTGCGCAAGATCGGTGTTGACGCCTCGTTGCGCATCATTGACCAGACGCAGTACATCAACCGCGTCAACCATTTCGACTTCGATGTCGTCACGGGTCTGTTCGGCCAGTCCGACTCGCCCGGCAACGAACAGCGCGATTTCTGGAGCTCGAAGGCCGCTGACGCGCCGGGTTCGCGCAATCTGATGGGCATCAAGGATCCGACCGTCGATGCGCTGGTCGACCGCATCATCTTCGCCACCGACCGCGATGATCTCGTCGCCGCCACCCATGCACTCGACCGTGTGCTGCTGTGGAATTTTTACGTCGTGCCGCAGTATTATCGGTCGGCGGTCTGGCTGGCCTATTGGGACAAGTTCAAGTTCCCCGACAAGCAGCCCGCTTATGTCGGTGCCGACATTGATTCCTGGTGGATCGACATCGACAAGGAGAAGGCGCTGGCGGCCAAATACAAGGGCGGCAATTGA
- a CDS encoding extracellular solute-binding protein, translating to MTMLRRRDFLALGGAAATAALLPGQAFADIATGVKLHGLSAFGDLKYKADFAHFDYVNVEAPTGGIFNFSPPNWGYNQDTQTFNTLNSFADKGDAPPRMEMCFDGLMVRALDEPDAVYGQIADGVTLSDDRNSFTFSLRPEARFHDGSSLTAQDAAFTFKLYKEKGHPDLSLALTHMADAVAVDDRTLRLTFSGKQSARTVLNVVEFPILSKAFYTANPFDSSQLNPPLGSGAYKVGRFSAGAWIEYDRVADYWGRDLPVNRGQNNFDIIRIEFYQNRTAGFEAFKKGEITYREEFTSRVWATAYDFPALTAGKVVKHEFPAEKRPTMQGTAVNQRREQFRDARVRQAIALCFDFEWTRRNFFYGSYERSQSCFEKSDFRAEGPPSPQELALLEPLRGQIPAEVFGEAVAQPASDGTGRDRKLLGQAVKLLNAAGWKRSGDFVVNDKGGRLAAEFMVDDDTFVQVYSPWVANMKAIGIDATIRLVDSAQYQLRQSTFDFDLISAAFSFSATPTRDDLEVFFHSRTAGISGSRNLPGVASPAIDTLIDAVGAAKDRENLTVAMRALDRVLRARCDWIPSWSLANHRSAYWDMFGFPEQKPDFGFPVEALWWVDNGKAAKIGKG from the coding sequence ATCACGATGCTGCGCCGCCGCGATTTCCTGGCCCTGGGTGGGGCTGCCGCGACTGCCGCCTTGCTGCCGGGACAAGCGTTCGCCGACATTGCGACCGGCGTCAAGCTGCACGGCCTGTCGGCCTTTGGCGACCTCAAATACAAGGCGGATTTCGCGCATTTCGACTATGTGAACGTCGAAGCGCCAACCGGGGGCATATTCAATTTCTCGCCACCCAACTGGGGTTACAATCAGGACACACAAACCTTCAACACGCTGAACTCCTTCGCCGACAAGGGCGATGCGCCGCCGCGCATGGAGATGTGTTTCGATGGCCTCATGGTGCGCGCGCTCGACGAACCGGACGCCGTCTATGGCCAGATCGCCGACGGCGTGACGCTGTCGGATGACCGCAACAGCTTCACCTTTTCGCTTCGCCCCGAGGCGCGTTTCCATGACGGCTCTTCGCTGACGGCGCAGGACGCCGCCTTCACCTTCAAGCTTTACAAGGAAAAAGGCCATCCCGATTTGTCGCTGGCGCTGACACACATGGCCGACGCCGTTGCCGTCGATGACCGCACGCTGCGACTTACCTTCTCGGGTAAGCAATCGGCCCGCACAGTACTCAACGTCGTGGAATTCCCGATCCTGTCGAAGGCCTTCTACACGGCCAACCCATTCGACTCCTCGCAATTGAACCCGCCGCTCGGCTCCGGTGCCTACAAGGTCGGGCGCTTCTCGGCCGGCGCATGGATCGAGTACGACCGGGTGGCGGACTATTGGGGCCGCGACCTCCCGGTCAATCGCGGCCAGAACAATTTCGACATTATCCGCATCGAGTTCTACCAGAACCGCACTGCCGGCTTCGAAGCCTTCAAAAAGGGCGAGATCACCTACCGCGAAGAGTTCACCTCGCGCGTCTGGGCAACCGCCTACGACTTTCCTGCATTGACCGCCGGCAAGGTGGTCAAGCACGAATTCCCGGCCGAGAAACGCCCCACGATGCAGGGAACGGCGGTCAACCAGCGACGCGAACAGTTTCGTGACGCGCGGGTGCGTCAGGCAATTGCGCTGTGCTTCGATTTCGAATGGACGCGGCGCAACTTCTTTTACGGCTCCTACGAGCGCTCGCAATCGTGTTTCGAGAAATCGGATTTTCGTGCCGAAGGACCGCCATCGCCGCAAGAGTTGGCTCTGCTGGAGCCGCTGCGCGGCCAGATCCCGGCGGAGGTCTTCGGCGAGGCTGTCGCCCAACCTGCATCAGACGGCACCGGCCGCGACCGCAAGCTGCTTGGCCAGGCCGTGAAGCTGCTCAACGCGGCAGGCTGGAAACGGTCAGGTGACTTCGTCGTCAACGACAAGGGGGGCAGGCTCGCGGCCGAATTCATGGTCGATGACGACACCTTCGTTCAGGTCTATTCGCCTTGGGTCGCCAATATGAAAGCGATCGGCATCGACGCCACTATCCGGCTCGTGGATTCGGCCCAGTATCAGCTTCGCCAGAGTACGTTCGATTTTGACCTTATCTCGGCCGCTTTCTCATTTTCGGCGACCCCGACACGCGACGATCTTGAAGTCTTCTTCCACTCCAGAACCGCTGGCATTTCCGGCTCGCGCAACCTGCCGGGCGTCGCAAGCCCAGCAATCGATACGCTGATCGACGCGGTGGGGGCCGCAAAAGATCGCGAAAATCTGACGGTCGCAATGCGAGCGCTCGACCGGGTCTTGCGTGCGCGGTGCGATTGGATTCCTAGTTGGTCCCTGGCGAATCACCGAAGCGCCTATTGGGATATGTTCGGCTTTCCCGAGCAAAAACCCGATTTCGGCTTTCCGGTCGAGGCGCTGTGGTGGGTCGATAACGGCAAGGCGGCAAAAATTGGCAAAGGCTGA
- a CDS encoding microcin C ABC transporter permease YejB — protein MGAYILRRILLMIPTLFGIMAISFAVIQFAPGGPVEQIIAKLTNQGGSDRLGGGGGDAGGSNFDAAGDVGSKYRGAQGLDPEFIKKLEKQFGFDKPPLERFGMMLWNYARFDFGNSYFRDISVLDLILEKMPVSISIGLWITLLSYLISIPLGIRKAVKDGTPFDIWTSGVVIVGYAIPGFLFGIMLMVLFAGGSFWDWFPLRGIVSDNWDQLSWPAKIVDYFWHMALPLTALVLSAFATTTLLTKNSFLEEIRKQYVVTARAKGLSERQVLYGHVFRNAMLIVIAGFPGAFISAFFTGSLLIENIFSLDGLGLLGFRSVVERDYPVVFANLYIFSLLGLFVGLLSDLIYTWVDPRIDFERRDV, from the coding sequence ATGGGCGCCTATATCCTGCGCCGTATCCTGCTGATGATCCCGACCCTGTTCGGCATCATGGCGATCTCTTTCGCCGTCATCCAGTTCGCGCCGGGCGGTCCGGTCGAGCAGATCATCGCCAAGCTGACCAATCAGGGTGGCAGCGACCGGCTCGGCGGTGGCGGCGGCGATGCGGGCGGCTCCAATTTCGATGCCGCCGGCGACGTCGGCTCGAAGTATCGCGGCGCCCAGGGACTCGATCCGGAATTCATCAAGAAACTGGAGAAGCAGTTCGGCTTCGACAAGCCGCCGCTCGAGCGCTTCGGCATGATGCTGTGGAACTATGCGCGCTTCGATTTCGGCAATAGCTATTTCCGCGATATCTCGGTGCTCGACCTGATCCTGGAAAAGATGCCGGTTTCGATTTCTATCGGGCTTTGGATCACGCTTCTTTCCTATCTGATCTCCATCCCGCTCGGCATTCGCAAGGCGGTCAAGGACGGCACACCCTTCGACATCTGGACGAGCGGCGTCGTCATTGTCGGCTATGCCATTCCGGGCTTCCTGTTCGGCATCATGCTGATGGTGCTGTTTGCTGGCGGCTCGTTCTGGGACTGGTTTCCGTTGCGCGGCATCGTCTCGGACAATTGGGACCAGTTGTCCTGGCCAGCCAAGATCGTCGACTATTTCTGGCACATGGCCTTGCCACTGACGGCGCTGGTGCTGTCGGCCTTCGCCACGACGACACTTTTGACCAAGAACTCGTTCCTGGAAGAGATCCGCAAGCAGTATGTGGTGACCGCGCGCGCCAAGGGCCTGTCGGAACGACAGGTGCTCTATGGCCATGTCTTCCGCAACGCCATGCTCATCGTCATTGCCGGCTTTCCCGGTGCCTTCATCTCGGCCTTCTTCACCGGCTCGCTTTTGATCGAGAACATCTTTTCGCTCGATGGGCTCGGCCTGCTCGGCTTCCGCTCGGTGGTCGAGCGTGACTATCCCGTCGTGTTCGCCAATCTCTACATCTTCTCGCTGCTTGGGCTGTTCGTCGGATTGCTGTCCGACCTCATCTACACCTGGGTCGATCCGCGCATCGATTTCGAGCGGAGAGACGTCTGA
- a CDS encoding ABC transporter permease yields the protein MSEASVTAGVVPERIARPFLSPLNKRRLQNFRANRRGFWSLWIFLVLFVLSLFAEFIANDKPIIASYKGEILFPVLVAYPEEKFGGFYAVTDYRDPVILDEINTHGWMIWPPVRYSYQTVNNAIPEAAPAKPSWEYDATKRCNQYPQGAADPACIVGNWNWLGTDDQARDVLARVIYGFRISVLFGLILTAGSALIGVGAGALQGYFGGWTDLLFQRFIEIWSAIPVLYLLLIVAAILPPGFFILLGLMLLFSWVALVGVVRAEFLRARNFEYVNAARALGVPNRTIMFRHLLPNAMVATLTFLPFLLSGSISTLTSLDYLGFGLPPGSASLGELLKQAQRNLNAPWLGISGFVVISLMLSLLVFVGEATRDAFDPRKTFR from the coding sequence ATGTCGGAGGCAAGCGTTACCGCCGGAGTGGTGCCGGAGCGAATCGCACGGCCATTTCTGTCGCCGCTCAACAAGCGCCGCCTGCAGAATTTCAGGGCCAACCGGCGCGGTTTCTGGTCGTTGTGGATTTTCCTTGTCCTGTTCGTGCTGTCGCTGTTTGCCGAATTCATCGCCAACGACAAGCCGATCATCGCCTCCTACAAGGGCGAGATCCTGTTTCCGGTGCTGGTTGCCTACCCCGAGGAAAAATTTGGCGGCTTCTATGCCGTCACCGACTATCGCGACCCGGTGATCCTGGACGAGATCAACACCCATGGCTGGATGATCTGGCCGCCGGTGCGCTACTCCTACCAGACCGTCAACAACGCCATCCCGGAAGCCGCACCGGCCAAGCCGTCCTGGGAGTATGACGCCACGAAGCGCTGCAACCAGTATCCGCAAGGCGCTGCGGATCCGGCCTGCATCGTCGGCAACTGGAACTGGCTCGGCACCGACGACCAGGCGCGTGATGTGCTGGCACGGGTCATCTACGGCTTTCGCATTTCGGTGCTGTTCGGCCTGATCCTGACCGCCGGCTCGGCCCTGATCGGCGTCGGCGCCGGCGCCCTGCAGGGCTATTTCGGCGGCTGGACCGATCTCCTGTTCCAGCGCTTCATCGAAATCTGGTCGGCGATCCCGGTGCTCTATCTGCTGCTCATCGTCGCCGCCATCCTGCCGCCGGGCTTCTTCATCCTGCTCGGCCTGATGCTGTTGTTCTCCTGGGTGGCGCTGGTCGGCGTCGTGCGGGCCGAGTTCCTGCGCGCCCGCAACTTCGAATATGTCAACGCGGCGCGCGCGCTCGGCGTGCCCAACCGCACCATCATGTTCCGGCATTTGCTGCCCAACGCCATGGTGGCGACATTGACCTTCCTGCCGTTCTTGCTCTCCGGCTCGATCTCGACACTGACCTCGCTCGACTATCTCGGCTTTGGCCTGCCGCCGGGTTCTGCTTCGCTCGGCGAACTGCTCAAGCAGGCGCAGCGCAACCTCAATGCGCCGTGGCTCGGCATTTCCGGCTTCGTCGTCATCTCGCTGATGCTGTCGCTGCTGGTGTTTGTCGGTGAGGCGACGCGCGATGCCTTCGATCCGCGCAAGACGTTCAGATGA